Sequence from the Verrucomicrobiia bacterium genome:
CGCCGCGAGCGCAGGTTCATCGCGCTGCAAATGCAGAAAGGTGGCTTCACTGATGATGATTCGGCCGCGGCCGGACACCGCTTCCAGGCGGCTGGCCAGATTAACATCCCGGCCAAAAACCGTGTAGTTGAGGATGTGCGCGTCCGACCCCATCAACCCGACCGCCGCCAGGCCGGTGTTGATGCCGGTCCCCAAGGACAGGAGCGGCAGCAGAGGAAGGCGAGGCCTGCCCTCCGGTTCTCGTTGTCGATTCGCGGCTTCAATCCGCTGGTTTTCGGCGGCGCGCGCTGCATTCAACTCGTGGATGGCGCGCTGCGCATCAATCGCCGCCCGCACGCATGTCACCGCATGGTGATTGTTGGGCGTGGGCGCCCCCCAAAAGGCCATCACACAATCGCCGATATACTTGTCGAGCGTGCCGTCATGTTGCTTCACCGTATCGGCCACCCGCGCGAGATACAAATTGACCGTGTTCAATGCCTCCCGCGCCTGAGCATCGATATGGGCGGACGCCTCGGGACCCGTTAGCCCGTGGTCCCGCACATAAGCTTCGGCCGCCTCCTGACTGACGTCGGTAAACTCGGTAAACCCGCGCACGTCGGCAAAAAAGACGGTGACTTCACGCCGTGCCCCACCCAGCGACAATTGCTTCGCTTCCAGAAGCTCATGCACCACATTCGGTGACACGATCCGCGAGAACACGGATTTCACCCGACGCCGCTCGGATTGCTCAAAGACCGCGCGCCACGCCGTCAAACATGCCCATGTCGCCAGGAGGGCTGCCGCCGGCAGCAACACGGGGAGCCAGATCCGCCACGCAATGTAAACCGCCACCGCCACCGCGATGAACACCATCAGCAACAAGGCCACACTCAGCGCAGCCGGAACCGTCCGCAACCGTGCGGCCAGAAAGCCCGCAAGCACGCCCAACAGCCCGATCAGGCACAATTCCCCGCCCCCGCTCAACCGGTGAATAAAGCGGTTCGTAATGATGGAATTCGCCACGTTCCAGTGCTTGCTGACGAGCAGCGTGTCCGCCCGTAACGGCGTCGCGCCATGATCCGTCAAGTCATTGCCCCCTGCCACAGCGGAGCCGATGATGGCAATTTTGCCGCGCCAGTCATCCGGCACCGCGGTGCTCCTGCCCCCCCATTGGTCGCGGCTCTCCGCGAGCAGCGCGCTGATCGGCTGGCGAAACAACTGCGGATCGTTGGGCGGGATGGTCCAGTCGATCCAGAGAAAGCCCTGCTGGTCCACCGGCAACACGCGTTCAACGCCGCCCGCGCCGCGGAGGACGATCCGTCCGTCTGGCAGGTCCACTGCGGCATGATTCAAATCAAGTTTCAGTGCCTGCGCGGCGATCACAATGCCCATGTGCCACACCCGCTCATCCCAAAACGGCTGGGCGCGGGCGGGCCAGCCAGGCGGCAGATTTTCCCCGACGAAATCTGCGAGCTGAAAATCCCCATCGGCATCCAGCGGGACGACAATCGAATCGCCATTTGCCCGGGGCAGAATGATTCTATCCTGTTCAACCTTCGCCTGCCGCAGGTCCACTCCCATTTCCGCATCAGCCTGGACTTTCAAAAACAACGGGTGCCAGTGGCGATACGTGCGGAACGCACGCACCCGGCGCAAAATGCCGTCGGAATCTTTTTCCGTGGAAATGTCGCCGACTGCTGCCGCATTCGTGCGAAAAAGATCGGGCACCTCCAGTTCGGGCGTGACCGCAAGAATGATGTTGCCCGCCTGCCGCATCTGGTCCGCCAGAAAATCGTCGGACTCCATCATCTCCCGGCCGGGCGGCTGCACAAAAGGATGGTCTGGCCGAAGTTCGCCAAACACCACGTCGAAGGCGACCGTTTTGGCGCCCTGCCGCGCGAGTTCCTGCACCACCCGCCCGTAAACTTGTCGCGGCCAATAGAGACCATAGTGATAGCCGAACGCGCCGTCGTGAACGGCCTGAATGCTGGCCTCATCAATGAATACAAAACCCAGATTGTCGGCGGTTGGTGGCCGGAAGCGCAGGGCCGAGCGGACCCGCCAATCGTAGGTGACGCGCTCCATCCGATCGATCAGGTCGGGGTTGAGAATCCGGAGCAGCAGGAGGAAACCGATGACGGCCGCTGTGATGAGAAGCGGGATGCGCTTGGGCGGCCAGAAATTCACTCGCGCAAGGAAACAAAAAAGCCAGAGCAACTCAAGGCTGCCCTGGCTGGGAAGTCAAATTACGCACCCCTAATTTGGCACTACTTGAAAGCCGGGGTGGCCTTGGGTAGGCGAAATGTAATGATTGGTGTGATCCTCGGGGAAGTGCTGGAGCCCGGGAGGCAAACCCGTCCGCGACGCATTCAACGCGTTTTGCAGGCCCTGCTTCTCGGGATCAGAGAGCGTGGTGATCTTTCCGGTGGAAATGTCAAACTGCTGCCCGGCAGCAACCGCCTGCGTCAGTGTGTTGCCCGAAGCGTCCACGTAGGCAATCACCACGGTGCCCGAAAGAACGCTCAAGATGCCGTCGGCGCTGATGGTGTAAACCGTGCCCCGAATGCCCGCCACACCGTTCGGGATCTTGATTTCGTATTTGGAACCCGCGCTGAGTTTCTTGACAGTGCCGAAAATGCGGCCCTTCCGCAGGTCGAGCTGGGTTTCAGAAATCTTGTCCGTCCCAGTGTCCGCCACCAGCAGCTTGTCGATGCCCATCGTGGCATTCTCGGTGATGCGGACGAAATCCTGATCCACTTTGGATTGGTGGCTCATTCCGGCACCGCTGCCCGCGCCGCCACCACCGATGGCTGAACCGCCACCGGTATTCTTGACGCCCAGCACCAAGTCCACCCGGGAACCTTCCGCCGTCTGCACAATGCTGCCGGCCTGCAACACATCACCCACTTTGAGCGGCTGCCAAACATTGTTGGCGTTCGCATAGCGCGCAGCGCCTTTGATGCGCACCACCTTGGCGCTGGCCTGGGTCATCTGTTGCGCGTTCACCGTAACAACCATGGCGCACGCAATGCCTGTCAGTAGCAGATACTTGGAAATGCTGGTAATGATTCTCATGATGGCACCTATCCTCGCTGATTTAGCTTTGCCGCCACTCTAAACCGCACCTCAAGGTTGTCAATTGAATATTCCTGAACTTTTTTGGGGGTTGTCGTTGAATGCCAACCATCTATTCTGGTCTGACCAAATCATGAAACTTTCCCACGGCCCACGTCGCCTCTTTCGGGCGCCCACTGCCCCTCGTGGGTTGATCGGCAGTCTGGCGTTTCTAACCATCGCATTAACGTTATCCATTGAGGCAAACGAGGTTCCTGTCACGGAACACGTCCTCCCCAACGGCATGCACATGTTGCTGCTGGAACGGCACGACGACCCGAGCGTCGCCGGCGGCTGGGTTGCCCACGTCGGAAGCGCCAACGAGCGCCCCGGCATCACGGGCATCGCCCACTTGTTCGAGCACATGATGTTCAAGGGCACGCCGACCATCGGCACCAAGGATCCCAAGCGCGATTTGGAAATCATGGCGGAACAGGAGCGCATCCGCGACCAGATGCGCGAAGAGGATGCAAAAATGCGGGCCGCCTACCGGCGCGGCGACATCGACGACATCACCAAGCCGGAGAACAAAACCGAGCGCTACAAAGAACTCGAAACGAAGTTCAACGCCCTGGTCCAGGAACAGCGGCAACTGCTCGTGAAAAACGAATTTGACCGCATTTACCGGTCGGCGGGCGGTTCCGGCATGAACGCATTCACCATGCAGGACATGACGGCCTATTTCATCAACGTCCCCGCCAACAAGCTCGAATTGTGGATGTGGATGGAGTCCGAACGCCAGTTGCATCCAGTGTTTCGCGAGTTTTACGCCGAACGCGACGTCGTTTACGAAGAGCGCCGCATGCGCACGGAATCGACCCCGTTGGGCAAATTTGAAGAAACATTCAACGCCATCTTTTGGGATGCGCTGCCCTACCACTGGCCGGTCATCGGATGGCCCTCGGATGTCGCGTCGATTTCAAAACCCGAAGCCGACGACTTTTACGCCACCTATTACTGCCCACAAAACATCACGCTGATCCTGGTCGGCGATTTCAAAACCGACGAAGCGGTCGCGCTGGCGGAGCGTTATTTTGGCCGCATTCCCCACGGCGCAAAGAACCCGCCCGATCTCGTCACGCTGGAGCCCAAGCAACTCGCCGAGAAACGCCTGAACGCCGCGGCGGAGGTAAATCCCCAGGTTGAAATCCAGTGGCACACCGTGCCGTTTGCCCATCGCGATTCCTACGCGCTCGAAATCCTCGGCCAGCTTCTTTCCACCCGCACGGGCCGGCTTTACAAAGGTCTGGTGCTCGGCAGCCAGGTCGCCACGGATGCTTACGCGGACCAGAACTCGATGAAACTGGCGGGCTACTTTGCCGCCGGCGGGGAGGCCCGGGAAGGCCACACCCCCGCGGAGGTGGAACAGGGCATTTACGCCGAAATCGACAAGCTCAAGCGGGAAGACGTGCCCGCGGAAGAACTGCAAAAGGTCAAAAACAACTTCGCCGCCGCCGAATATCGCAAACTGGCCTCCAACCAGGCCATCCTGTTTCAGCTCATCTTCAACGACGGCCTCGGCGACTGGCACGAGTTCAACAACGCCAACAAAAAAATTCAGGCCGTCACCGCCGACGACGTGAAACGCGTGGCCAGCACTTACCTGACGCGGGAAAACCGCGCGGTTGCCACTTACACTCGCAAAGCCTCCAACGCCTCCGCCCAATGATCACCCGCCATTTTCTCTCCGCCCTGTGTGGATTTGCCCTGCTGGGTTTCACCGCGTTTGCCAAGGAAAATCCCGCCGCCCCCCCGATCCCCAATCGGCCGGAAAAACTGACCTTTCCGACCCTGGATTACCAGCCGCCCGACCCGGCGCAGTTCCGCGTGCAACTGAAGTCCGGCCCCGTGGCCTACGTCGTTCCGGATCGCGAACGTCCGCTGATCAACATTTCCATTCTCGTTCATGCCGGTGATTACCTCGAACCGGCGGGCAAGGAAGGCGTGGCCGGCCTGACCGGTTACCTGCTGACGCACGGCGGAACCCAGAATCGCACCGCGGAAGATTTGGAGGAACGCCTTGCTTTTCTCGCCGCCAACCTCGGTTCCGGCGTGGGTGACACGCAGGGTTCCATTTCCTTGAACCTGCTGTCCAAGGACGCCGATGAAGGCTTCCAAATCCTCCGCGAAGTCCTGACGGAACCGCGTTTCCAGGAAGACAAGCTGGCGCTGCGCAAACAACAGATGCTGCAGTCGATGAAGGAACGCAACGACGATTCCGCGGACATCGAGGCGCGCGAGGACGGCTACCTCGCTTACGGCGAAAAATTCTGGGCGAACGGCGCGCCCACCGCCAAATCCGTTGAAGCCATCACCCGCGCTGACCTGCAGGCATTCCACCACCGGTGGTTCGTGCCCGGAAACTTCGTCATCGCGGTGAACGGTGATTTTGACCGCGACGCAATGATCGCGCGGCTGGAGAAACTGTTCGCCGGCTGGCCGTTCAAGGGCGAAACCCCGCCGCCCATCCCGACCGACACGCACATGGCCACACCCGCCGTTTACCTCGTCAACAAGGACGTCAATCAGGGCCGCGTTTCCATCCTGTTGCCGGGCATCATGCGTGACGATCCAGATTATTTTGCGGCCGCCATCATGAATGACATTCTCGGCGGCGGCGGCTTTACCTCGCGCATTGTCAACCGCGTCCGCTCCGACGAGGGGCTCGCCTATGCCGCGGGGTCCAGCCTGCCCGGCGGAGTTTACTACGCGCCGCCGTTTTCGGCCTCGTTCCAGACCAAATCCCGCACGGTGCCTTACGCCATTTCCATCGTGTTCGAGGAAATGAAACGCATGGCAGAAACGCCGGTATCCGACACCGAAATCAACACGAGCATCAACGGCATGATCGACCGCTTCCCGCGTGTGTTTGCAACCAAGGGCCAGATTGCCGGCACGTTTGCCCAGGACGAATTCACCGGCCGTTACGCCAAAGACCCGAACTACTGGAAGGACTACCGCAACCAAGTCCGCGCCGTCACCAAGGCGGGCATCGAACGGACCGCAAAACGCCTGCTCAAGCCGGACCGGGCCGTCATTCTTATCGTCGGGCAACGGGATGAAATTCTTCTGGGCCATCCGGATCATCCCGCACGGCTGCAAGACTTCGATGGCGGCAAACTCATTGACTGGCCTTTGCGCGACCCGCTCACGCTGGAGCCATTGACGGCGCCCAAGCCGATCACGCTGCCGGCGAAATAATTGCGGCCCGGCTTTTCCGCAACGTCTCAAAGGGCGAAACGTCAGCTGGCCAATGCGCCTTCCTTGCGCAGCGTGTGCTTCCGCCACAGGTAGAAGATGGCGGGATACACCATCAGTTCCATTAGAGTCGAGGTGACCACACCGCCGACCATCGGGGTGGCAATGCGCTTCATCACGTCGGCGCCGGTGCCGTGGCTCCAAAGGATCGGCAGCAGGCCCGCAATGATCACCGCGGCGGTCATGGCCTTCGGGCGGACACGTTTCACGGCGCCGTGGTAGATGGCGTCACGTAAACCTGCCAGGTTCGTGAGCAGCCCCCGCTTTTGCCATTCTTCGAAAGCGAGGTCCAGATAGAGCAACATCACCACGCCCGTTTCGGCATCCAGCCCGGCCAGCGCAATCAGGCCGACCCACACGGCCACGCTCAGGTTGTAGCCGCACAGGTGGATCATCCAGAACGCGCCCACGAGCGAAAACGGCACGGCGAGCAGCACGATGGCGGTTTTGACCGGCGACTTGGTGTTGAGGTAGATGATGAGCACGATGATGAGCAACGTCAGCGGCACGACGACGGAGAGGCGCTCTTTGGCGCGGAGCATGTATTCATACTGACCGCTCCAGAACACGTTGTAGCCCGTCGGCAACTGGATCGCGCCCCGGGCAATCGCCTCATCAATCACGCGTTTGGCGTTCGCTACA
This genomic interval carries:
- a CDS encoding adenylate/guanylate cyclase domain-containing protein, which gives rise to MNFWPPKRIPLLITAAVIGFLLLLRILNPDLIDRMERVTYDWRVRSALRFRPPTADNLGFVFIDEASIQAVHDGAFGYHYGLYWPRQVYGRVVQELARQGAKTVAFDVVFGELRPDHPFVQPPGREMMESDDFLADQMRQAGNIILAVTPELEVPDLFRTNAAAVGDISTEKDSDGILRRVRAFRTYRHWHPLFLKVQADAEMGVDLRQAKVEQDRIILPRANGDSIVVPLDADGDFQLADFVGENLPPGWPARAQPFWDERVWHMGIVIAAQALKLDLNHAAVDLPDGRIVLRGAGGVERVLPVDQQGFLWIDWTIPPNDPQLFRQPISALLAESRDQWGGRSTAVPDDWRGKIAIIGSAVAGGNDLTDHGATPLRADTLLVSKHWNVANSIITNRFIHRLSGGGELCLIGLLGVLAGFLAARLRTVPAALSVALLLMVFIAVAVAVYIAWRIWLPVLLPAAALLATWACLTAWRAVFEQSERRRVKSVFSRIVSPNVVHELLEAKQLSLGGARREVTVFFADVRGFTEFTDVSQEAAEAYVRDHGLTGPEASAHIDAQAREALNTVNLYLARVADTVKQHDGTLDKYIGDCVMAFWGAPTPNNHHAVTCVRAAIDAQRAIHELNAARAAENQRIEAANRQREPEGRPRLPLLPLLSLGTGINTGLAAVGLMGSDAHILNYTVFGRDVNLASRLEAVSGRGRIIISEATFLHLQRDEPALAATCLPLSAVEVKGIRNAVRIYEVPWQPTPSA
- a CDS encoding FecR domain-containing protein yields the protein MRIITSISKYLLLTGIACAMVVTVNAQQMTQASAKVVRIKGAARYANANNVWQPLKVGDVLQAGSIVQTAEGSRVDLVLGVKNTGGGSAIGGGGAGSGAGMSHQSKVDQDFVRITENATMGIDKLLVADTGTDKISETQLDLRKGRIFGTVKKLSAGSKYEIKIPNGVAGIRGTVYTISADGILSVLSGTVVIAYVDASGNTLTQAVAAGQQFDISTGKITTLSDPEKQGLQNALNASRTGLPPGLQHFPEDHTNHYISPTQGHPGFQVVPN
- a CDS encoding pitrilysin family protein, which gives rise to MKLSHGPRRLFRAPTAPRGLIGSLAFLTIALTLSIEANEVPVTEHVLPNGMHMLLLERHDDPSVAGGWVAHVGSANERPGITGIAHLFEHMMFKGTPTIGTKDPKRDLEIMAEQERIRDQMREEDAKMRAAYRRGDIDDITKPENKTERYKELETKFNALVQEQRQLLVKNEFDRIYRSAGGSGMNAFTMQDMTAYFINVPANKLELWMWMESERQLHPVFREFYAERDVVYEERRMRTESTPLGKFEETFNAIFWDALPYHWPVIGWPSDVASISKPEADDFYATYYCPQNITLILVGDFKTDEAVALAERYFGRIPHGAKNPPDLVTLEPKQLAEKRLNAAAEVNPQVEIQWHTVPFAHRDSYALEILGQLLSTRTGRLYKGLVLGSQVATDAYADQNSMKLAGYFAAGGEAREGHTPAEVEQGIYAEIDKLKREDVPAEELQKVKNNFAAAEYRKLASNQAILFQLIFNDGLGDWHEFNNANKKIQAVTADDVKRVASTYLTRENRAVATYTRKASNASAQ
- a CDS encoding pitrilysin family protein, which encodes MITRHFLSALCGFALLGFTAFAKENPAAPPIPNRPEKLTFPTLDYQPPDPAQFRVQLKSGPVAYVVPDRERPLINISILVHAGDYLEPAGKEGVAGLTGYLLTHGGTQNRTAEDLEERLAFLAANLGSGVGDTQGSISLNLLSKDADEGFQILREVLTEPRFQEDKLALRKQQMLQSMKERNDDSADIEAREDGYLAYGEKFWANGAPTAKSVEAITRADLQAFHHRWFVPGNFVIAVNGDFDRDAMIARLEKLFAGWPFKGETPPPIPTDTHMATPAVYLVNKDVNQGRVSILLPGIMRDDPDYFAAAIMNDILGGGGFTSRIVNRVRSDEGLAYAAGSSLPGGVYYAPPFSASFQTKSRTVPYAISIVFEEMKRMAETPVSDTEINTSINGMIDRFPRVFATKGQIAGTFAQDEFTGRYAKDPNYWKDYRNQVRAVTKAGIERTAKRLLKPDRAVILIVGQRDEILLGHPDHPARLQDFDGGKLIDWPLRDPLTLEPLTAPKPITLPAK